CACAACCACACACGCGCATACAGAAAgaggaaatatttttatatttttacgaagaaagaaagaaaaaaaccacAAAGGTAAACTAAACTTAACTCCTAACCAAGTAGTTGCGCGCGCACGTAACTGTGTGTGAGGGCGAAGGGACAGAAGCGCACGTGGCTAGGCGAAcgtgttttaaaacaaaaatccactAAAACTAGCAACACTGTAAATATTGTAATTAAACGAGAAGaggaaacaaagaaacaaaaaaaaaccggcaACACTGTGTATAAAGGCAAAGACAAGTCGAGAGAAAGGGCAGAAATGTTTGGATCACTGGCTCCTCCGCAGAAAATACTAAATCAAAATAGTGAATAAAACGCTCCTCGATTGAAACAACAAAACACTGGCAACTCCATTTTCCCATGGCTTGGTACACAGCCGCACTTCATCATGCGACGAAACGCGGGGCGAGaaattttctagtaaaacaaaaagaaaaagaagcagAAGAAATCATAACTCAAGTGTTGCATTTTTCTCTTGAATACGCAAGCGTGGAATGAAATTTAAGGTTAAATAAATTCACAAAACTGGTGCTTACAAGGACACACACGCGTTctgttttatagtttttaaacCCTCAGAGAAAACGTCGTTGTActcttatttttttcgtttttaagtTTATCTAGAACAAATAAAACGGGGGAGAAAACGCGCATGAAAGGAAAAACTATATACAAGTGGAACACACGAGTGGAAAATCTTCTGACGAAAGCGTTTGGAAGTGAAGATTGGTTACgaatgaagcaaaaaaaaatcggtaaaattaGGTATTCGATAACTATATTATAGCTATTACGTATTTTAAAGAGAGGAAAACTAGATGggaaaaatacaaaagaaaaCTGCGTATATTGTAAGAAATTGAACTAAAACAAGTATAGtgacaaattaatttaaataaactgaaatgatgaaaaaaatggttaaaagtGAATGAAAGAAGTATTGTGTTTGATTCTAACATCTCCGAAAAAATCCCTGCTCTAGTgtctttcaaaatttgatttttatttaatatttcattgaatttttacTTAAGCACATAAAACGGTGAAGATAGATTTACGAATTCCATtgcaaatcattaaaaataaacagcGCTTTCCTAATTTTGATACTTTTTCGAACTTTTGATGTAAACAAAATTCAGAATGAATGACATTAAAGAACACATTCAACAAATTCTGAATTATAtctgtatatttaaaaaaaaaaatgttaaaatttgtatagaaacttTGTTACGGGGGAGggagagggggtctaaaaatccgatttttaagttacgtaataaaagaacgctccctaaatgTTTCATGCTAGTCAAACATGATGAACTCCACACTGTCCTCTATTTATGGGACCACTGTTCGATTCATTGGATGAATCTGACCAAACTGTAAAATTTGAATCTTCTATCTTGTACACACCTACACTGAGATAGTGTCTCACGCCCACACTGAAACGCCCGATTCTGTTTCTAACTATCAACGCACTCATACATGGCCTTCGTGGCGCAATCGGTTAGCGCGTTCGGCTGTTAACCGAAAGGTTGGTGGTTCGAGTCCACCCGGGGGCGGAATTCTTTTTTGTGGTGTAGTAATTTTACAGTCTGGACTCGATATGCCGATAGATTATCCGGaggcatggctttctacctaaggtactcgcgattgagtgtgtagtagtgcggttgtcaaaatcgttatctctgactctctcactccactgacactgacattgtttatgttttggttttcctggcacggtccattgttcgtttgttattgttttggttttagtggcacggagccatgcactcacactaatgcaaaggaagatcgcgagtacctatgatatacagccttgatccggaggtattagactttgacaaacaaactcgcacttgtcagctttgtttgtttaccgaaacgtcagcctgcatacattttgcattgtttgcgagtttgacaaactgtcaaacacgaaaaagtgcaaattttcgGGCTTATTATAGTCTAATGCCTTCTGTTCTTTtagcatcaaatttgagttctacgaccccattttagttgaatttaaattGTTGATTGCATATTGCATTTCTACAacgtaaacaaaatattttgcagtaatgaaaacatattatttcggggtaatattaatttctgatcgctttttttttttattttaacgcaaacaaaagaaattgacaagacaacatttattcgatggatcaactaggAGACCACGAACgaacgaactgtcaagtaggaccttttctgcagccctctgtcacgacggccatgtttatgaaacctaaatgttcgacgcgaacatgaagacaacaaagaagatgaaaaacgcatttgctgtcaaaattttaaaataaacaaaccgcgtgataaaaaaggcataatttcataatgttgaaatgatttccatgaaaaaataacgaCACGGGACGGATTTCCAAACACAAGTTCCCGAAGGACCCTATCCGCCAGAGACCGCCATATATGGATAAATGCCCCGCGAAATTGCGATAAAGACGGTTTTGCAAgtctagcaaaacattgtaatagagCCGAagccaaagtgtaaacaaataaTCTATCCTGCTTTTTCCTAatataaacatcaactgacgtgagcaggacagactctttgtttacacttcgacttCGGccgttttacattgttttgcttgaagttAGAAGTTCAGATTTCTTCGAACCACTTCGCGATGAACTTCTTGTGATTCCACAAAAGGTCGGATTCTACACAAGCACGCGATTCCTTCGATTCCCTGTGCGAGTCGACAGCGGGAGTGGGCCAGTCCGCGTAGAAGGTTATCGAAAGATGCTCGGAAAGACCAGCTCCGCCACAATCACCGGAATCACGGATGTTTCTGCACTTGGTCGGTTTCTCCCTGAATTGTGAAACATTACAGTCAGTGTGACTGTAATGTTTCATAatgataaaatagttttttaaccacttttttttccttcaattcCGAAAAATGAACCCAACACAAAAGGGCGATACTGTTGTTTACATTTGCTTTGTGGTGTAACCTGGCGGGTGATACCTTTGTTTTGGTTGGGTTGGgtgcacccttaccaaaaatcatgattttttgagttccaaatcccacttttcatacgaatttttcagttcaacccatataatcatttttatggttgtagtacctgaactcaaaaaatcgtatgaaaagtgggatttggaactcaaaaaatcatgatttttggtaagggtgtgggTGACGAATACGGTGGGGCGAAAATGTAGGCACGctcttttaaatttctttttgtcaattttcaatagcaaaaataccttaattaatttcaaatcgCTCTGTTTAATAAagttattgctattttttgatactttttgacaaaattgattgttttaatgcatttttgaattgatagaaattgcaaaatattgaatgttgatttttccAATGGGCAGGTTGAAGattttgcccttttgaaatgttttttctgagttttttgtagaacaaaattaAACTCCAGAACAcaggaaaaaataaatgaaaggaaaattaaataaaacacgtCAAAACTATATTTGAGacttaatcttaaaaaaaatattttcataaatatatatattttttaaacgatGTTCAGCGGTTGAGCACCTCTGGCACGTGTTTTAAAGCACATCGATAAAGAAGTTACATCAAAAcgtcccaaaaataacatctctCTCTCTGTTTTCGGTTGGCAGTCCTCTCTTGCCCACCCTGTTTGTGTTTGGGTCTCTCGCAACCTGCTgtcaaacatcaaaacaaaatcACTTCCGCACTCAACGCGAACAAAACAGCTCCAAAAACCCTTCCAGTTGTAATCCCTGAACGCGACTACGATGGAGTACTCGACGGAAGAACTGGACGCGCTGGCCCTGGAGAAGATCGAGACGGGTCAAAAGTTACTGGCGGATCTAGCCCAGCTGGACGGCGTCGACGGAGTGCGCAAAATTGGCAAGAAAATCTCCCAGGAACTCAAGTTCCTGAACAAGGTGAGTCCCTTTCACCAGCAATCTCTGGGAGACCTTGAACCTGAAGGATTAAAAGCCGTTGAACCTTCTTTCTCACAGGTGAAGAACGCGAAGAGTGTCACGATAAATCACATTTTGTGCTCGAATCTGACCCATTTCGCGTGTTTGGTGCAGTGTCTGATGAGCTGCACGGACGTGACTCACGTGGACTTTCCACTGCCGCTGGAGGATCGTGGTTCGAAGCTGCGTGTGGACATTGTTGCGGATGGGGGAGCGACCTGGATCAAGGTCATCGCCAGGAATCCCAAATCGCTGGCCGACGGAGTTCACGGGCGAACGAGTTACGGCTCCAAGAGTATTCTGGAACAGGCGGAAGAGTACGTGGAGGCGGCCGAGGCTAACCCGCACATGTTCAAACCTCCGCGAGTCGTTTTTCGCTTTCTCAGCAAAATCGACGACGAACTGATCGAGGAACTGCAGCAGGTCGGCATCACCGTACTGGTTCAGCAAACTTCCCAACCCGTGCCGCGCACGGAACCGACCGCCGTTCGGAAGCTCAATCTGGACATCACGACGCTGATTGCGTACGTCAGCGCCATGACCAACGGATCGTCCCACTGGGAGTACTCGGAACCGCTGCTCACCGAACAGGCCCGCTGGGAACGCGAAAAGCCCATCAAACCCCTTCTGGACGATCTCTTCCACGGGAAAGACCTCATCTGCTGCGAAACGGCTGTATCGTCCTTCCAGGAGATTCTCTCCATCCTGGGCGGACCAAAAGAAAAATCTCGCGCCGAACAGCTCTTCGAGCGCGTTCAAATGCTGCCCGATGTTCCGCTGCCACCGGAAATGCAAAACATTCGCGTCGGGGGCAAAATCAAACCTAGGAGTTTGCAAATCTTTGCCTTCGGAATGCAACACGAAGCGGTCACGGTGACGAGCAACGAGGGTTTCGTGCGGGCCGCCAGGATGCAAGGGCTGGAGGTACCGGTTGTGGTGCACGACGCACGAGCCCTAACCGAGGAGAAGGAAAAGAGCGCCCGGCTGCTCGAGGAGTGACGGAAAAGTGTGATTTGCGTGGGGAAACGAGGGGAGAAAAGTGTAACACAAAAATTGTGTATGCTGTGTTCATTTAAAATTTGGCGTAGGATTAACgagaaaataccaaaatttactaaTTTATTAAACAGtacatattttgatttgtgtGTTGAATTCTCGGTTGAAACTGTCATGTTTCCCTAAAATGAATGATAAAAGTGCActcaagaaaaaacatgtttttggctatttttgttCCAAATTGATTTGGTTTAGGCATTGTAAATAAAACAGTTATGTTTAATACATTTGATCTGCTCTTCTCCTATCGAAGCCGAACCattatctttaaaaattcttttcaaataacTTTGTTGCAgtctcgtttaaaaaaaaaaactacgtaaatttttgcacaataatgcCTCAACTGCTTTAATTTAGGCAAAATATTGCTTAAAATTGAGTAATAATTAAACAGCAAGAACAACAGTGATAAAATTACCTAAAACATACCTTTTATGATTAATTCCAGATGACCGTTTAAACACGAGGTTTTACTCTTACCCCTGGTGGCCAGCACTGAAGCTtatattttcatgcaaaaatagttttagtacAACCAAGTTAGCTTTCATGCTATAAAGCTCTAGCGAAAGCTAACACAACCTGTTGACATTGCACAAGAGCATTCTAGCTGTAATTTTGCAAGAGCAGCGTTTTGCATACCGTCCGGGCGCAAAATTGTTTATCACAACGTAAGGGACTTTTTTCACAGCTTTTTTCtcaactctggagtttttttttcaaaaaggtccaataaaccaaattgcagttttagctttttgggtgttttttaatacccctgactcaaggcagtttcaaaaacacccaaaaagcaaaaactggaaatttggtttatcggaccttcaaaaaaaaaaaaaaaaaaaactccagatgtaTTCGTacatataaggctttctagtcagaaatttaccaacacattcaaagtatgtttacatgacagctggacgtttgtttgcatcaggtttccctgggatgggataaacagagagaaaaaaacctattgtcaaactaaaccactttcaacatggccgcttctgtcaacctaaaccagtcctttcttattaggagaaaatgagaagtattgtaattggagttgagaaaaattaaaaaaaaattaaatcaatttcacaaataattgtaaattgcattaatagattgtttaaaatattttcaattgaaaggcaTTTATTTCTATCATACACCAAATGTTGACTTAtcagcattttcattttaaaaaataatacatttcatgaactgactattcttttgcccatttaaaactattgttatttttttcgcgttacatagaaatgtcatctagattgaacaatattaaaccTGTGATTCCCATGAAAATAAAATGTGGCGTGAAGAAACAACATCGTACtggatttaaaaagcaaacaaaaataatggccacagtttagcctatttgattttttttcgcacttttttatttcaactcattgccacaaattgaaaaacaaacttttttgctctttgaagtgaatgaattggtacaaatttgaattcttgccagccatttctttcgattctgacaccttagggcgtgcgacctatggaatgttaactttCTTCAAAGTTGAGTAAAAATTGCCGTTGAATTGGACGTGCTCCTCTTtgaggaactgggaaagattaaaaaaaaaaatctcccctcCCATTTAATGACTTGCAGGCTCGCTTGTAggctttttaggatttttttagattgaagtaagaaaacgcatttaaatcgtattgcatttttcacatccaaatgaaaattaaaaaacttacttataaaaaacacataaaaaatgaagaagtgaacattttttgactcatctttgatttgccaaccatttcaagtgatttgtatccggcagctccttatgaacggatccaccgtaaaacgatggaacataaactcaggattctccacccacgtccaaccgcaaattttaacagccaaattcaaaaaaaatctgcgagggaaaactaaacaacatttcaaccaaagaaaaagtcatccgcatgcttgagcactgagttgaaaaacatcatcaagaaaatttgaattgtcaagctatctgaatcacagattgcttgatatttgttttcgaacacaaattttcttgcaaaaaacagaagaagaatacaaacgtaaacactcaaaaagaagactctatccagccgtcccgtcccaggtttttttgactgactgcccgatatgtcagccaacatacttcgcagagctgtgacagctacagctgagcaattctctacgaaatcggtcttttttcttcaattttaatttttgtattttttaatccggctgaaacttttttggtgccttcggtatgcccaaagaagccattttgcatcattagtttgtccatataattttccatacaaattcggcagctgtccatacaaaaatgatgtatgaaaattcaaaaatctgtatcttttgaaggaattttttgatcgatttggtgtcttcggcaaagttgtaggtatggatacggactacactggaaaaaataatacacggtaaaaaaaaaattggtgatttttttatttaactttttatcactaaaacttgatttacaaaaaaacactatttttaattttttttattttttgatatgttttagaagacataaaatgccaacttttcagaaa
This is a stretch of genomic DNA from Culex pipiens pallens isolate TS chromosome 1, TS_CPP_V2, whole genome shotgun sequence. It encodes these proteins:
- the LOC120416953 gene encoding UPF0415 protein C7orf25 homolog yields the protein MEYSTEELDALALEKIETGQKLLADLAQLDGVDGVRKIGKKISQELKFLNKVKNAKSVTINHILCSNLTHFACLVQCLMSCTDVTHVDFPLPLEDRGSKLRVDIVADGGATWIKVIARNPKSLADGVHGRTSYGSKSILEQAEEYVEAAEANPHMFKPPRVVFRFLSKIDDELIEELQQVGITVLVQQTSQPVPRTEPTAVRKLNLDITTLIAYVSAMTNGSSHWEYSEPLLTEQARWEREKPIKPLLDDLFHGKDLICCETAVSSFQEILSILGGPKEKSRAEQLFERVQMLPDVPLPPEMQNIRVGGKIKPRSLQIFAFGMQHEAVTVTSNEGFVRAARMQGLEVPVVVHDARALTEEKEKSARLLEE